Proteins encoded within one genomic window of Halocatena marina:
- a CDS encoding TrkA family potassium uptake protein, which translates to MYLIVVGAGNIGTQLIDIATQSGNEVVVIERDRERAETAASQFDCLVLNDDATVQDTLVDAGIDQANAIISTTDRDATNIMICLLAGEFDVPNIVSVVHDPDHMSVFERIGANTMQNPQRLIAENLYRAVERPSVVDYMHIGETAEVFEIRVGTDAPIAEKTLSEAASEEIIADDMLIVAIERNGNEDPITPRGNTHIEPGDLVTVYSEQGAVPNVTDIFGQFKDHRTISEGK; encoded by the coding sequence ATGTATCTCATCGTCGTTGGCGCGGGAAATATCGGGACACAGCTCATAGACATCGCTACCCAAAGCGGTAACGAAGTCGTCGTTATCGAACGCGATCGAGAGCGAGCCGAAACCGCCGCTAGTCAGTTCGACTGTCTCGTCCTCAACGACGACGCAACTGTCCAAGATACGTTGGTCGACGCTGGTATCGATCAAGCTAATGCGATTATCTCAACGACAGACCGAGATGCGACCAATATAATGATCTGTCTCCTCGCTGGCGAGTTCGACGTTCCAAACATCGTCTCGGTCGTTCACGATCCCGACCACATGAGTGTGTTCGAACGAATCGGCGCGAACACGATGCAGAACCCACAGCGACTCATCGCCGAAAATCTCTATCGAGCCGTCGAACGTCCCAGTGTCGTCGATTACATGCACATCGGAGAGACGGCTGAAGTCTTCGAGATTCGCGTCGGGACGGATGCTCCGATCGCCGAGAAGACGCTCTCTGAGGCGGCATCTGAAGAGATCATCGCAGACGATATGCTCATCGTTGCGATCGAGCGAAATGGAAACGAAGACCCCATCACACCGCGTGGGAACACCCACATCGAACCCGGTGATCTCGTGACGGTCTATTCAGAACAAGGCGCTGTCCCGAACGTGACGGACATTTTCGGTCAGTTCAAAGACCACAGGACGATCTCAGAAGGGAAGTGA
- a CDS encoding adenylate kinase has translation MERPRILLLGPPGAGKGTQSENIVDEFDIEHVTTGDALRANKDMETEYGTPREFMQKGELVPDPVVNEIVAQALSDAEGFVLDGYPRNLSQAEYLDDITELDCVLSLAVPRDELIARLTGRRVCPNCGATYHVEFNPPETDGVCDACGSELTQREDDSESVVSERLEVYEETTKPVIEFYRERGELVEIDGEQSPDEVWNDLQLAIEDELN, from the coding sequence ATGGAACGTCCTCGAATCCTCCTGCTCGGCCCACCTGGAGCCGGGAAGGGTACCCAGAGCGAAAATATCGTCGACGAATTCGATATCGAGCACGTCACGACCGGCGATGCGCTGCGTGCGAATAAGGACATGGAAACGGAGTACGGCACGCCTCGAGAGTTCATGCAGAAAGGTGAACTCGTCCCGGATCCGGTCGTCAACGAAATCGTCGCACAAGCGCTCTCTGATGCCGAGGGATTCGTCTTGGATGGCTATCCACGAAATCTTTCGCAAGCAGAGTATCTCGATGACATCACTGAGCTCGACTGTGTGCTCTCACTCGCGGTGCCCCGCGATGAACTCATTGCCCGACTGACTGGGCGACGGGTGTGTCCAAACTGTGGCGCGACCTACCACGTCGAATTCAATCCACCGGAGACGGACGGCGTCTGTGATGCGTGTGGGAGTGAACTGACCCAGCGCGAAGATGACTCCGAATCGGTCGTCAGCGAACGACTGGAAGTGTACGAAGAGACGACAAAACCAGTCATCGAATTCTACCGCGAACGAGGCGAACTCGTCGAGATTGACGGTGAACAATCGCCGGATGAGGTTTGGAACGATCTCCAACTCGCGATCGAAGACGAACTGAACTGA
- a CDS encoding TrkH family potassium uptake protein, which produces MNPRLRTILFDLGRILQALSGMMFLSVAVPIVWGEYYTIPSLLISGGLALGLGIVICEWIGEAGEPGKLHGMMIAASGWFFVALLGSLPFVLIAWTVRLDPSWLAVPTDADTATLAAFRAPLNGVFESMSGFTGTGLTMTVHENELPRTLQWWRSFTEWVGGVGVIVLTTAILSRPGSGSLTLYESEARSEKIHPSIVSTVRTIWWIFVLFTFVSIALLWLAGMPIWDAINHAMTGLATGGFSVTDNSIGTYQNAVIEFALIPVMILGSIAFPVHYLILQGDLRNLYRDLQTRWVFIFFGVGSTVLTVLLYHTGPYQTLFQSFRSGLFQFVSAASCTGFQTAAIGQTWAPITQLTMTFGMFVGAAAGSTVGGIKLIRLLTLGKGTAYRIMSVFYPASAVRRFEIDGRTLSDVELSREFEEAAIITLLWLVFLVIGLVGLLLLVPQRFTLGNVIFEIASAQGNVGISTGITGPTMSTAAKVLLMFNMWIGRLEIIPVLVLLRSILLRGDRP; this is translated from the coding sequence ATGAATCCCCGGCTCCGTACGATTCTTTTCGATCTCGGACGCATTTTGCAGGCTTTATCCGGCATGATGTTTCTCTCAGTAGCCGTTCCGATCGTCTGGGGAGAGTACTACACCATTCCGAGCCTCCTCATTTCGGGCGGACTTGCGCTCGGTCTTGGGATTGTAATCTGTGAATGGATCGGCGAAGCCGGTGAGCCGGGAAAGCTCCACGGGATGATGATCGCCGCTTCGGGATGGTTCTTCGTTGCGCTGCTTGGTTCACTCCCGTTCGTGCTTATCGCGTGGACGGTGCGCCTCGATCCGTCGTGGCTGGCCGTGCCGACAGATGCTGATACGGCGACGCTTGCGGCGTTTCGTGCCCCGCTCAACGGTGTTTTCGAGAGTATGAGCGGATTCACGGGGACCGGTCTCACGATGACGGTCCACGAAAACGAGTTACCGCGTACGCTCCAGTGGTGGCGCTCGTTCACAGAGTGGGTCGGTGGTGTCGGTGTTATCGTTCTCACGACGGCGATTCTCTCGCGGCCAGGGAGTGGTTCCCTTACGCTCTATGAGAGTGAAGCACGCTCAGAGAAAATTCATCCTAGCATCGTTTCGACTGTGCGGACCATCTGGTGGATCTTCGTTCTCTTTACGTTCGTCTCGATCGCCCTCCTCTGGCTCGCGGGGATGCCGATATGGGACGCCATCAATCATGCCATGACAGGGCTCGCAACCGGTGGATTCAGCGTCACCGACAACAGCATCGGAACATATCAAAATGCTGTTATCGAATTCGCGCTCATTCCGGTCATGATTCTCGGCAGCATCGCCTTTCCCGTCCACTACCTCATACTGCAGGGAGATCTCCGGAATCTCTATCGTGATCTCCAGACCCGGTGGGTGTTCATCTTTTTCGGCGTCGGGAGCACCGTGCTCACAGTGTTACTCTATCACACAGGACCGTACCAGACGCTCTTTCAATCGTTCCGGTCTGGACTGTTTCAGTTCGTCTCTGCGGCATCCTGCACCGGATTTCAAACCGCTGCTATCGGTCAGACGTGGGCACCCATCACTCAGTTGACGATGACGTTCGGGATGTTTGTCGGCGCTGCTGCGGGATCGACTGTCGGTGGGATCAAACTCATCCGTCTTCTCACGCTCGGAAAAGGGACAGCATACCGAATCATGAGTGTGTTCTACCCGGCGTCTGCGGTTCGTCGGTTCGAGATCGACGGACGAACGCTATCGGATGTCGAACTCTCACGCGAATTCGAGGAGGCAGCCATCATTACGCTCCTCTGGCTGGTGTTTCTCGTCATCGGTCTCGTTGGGCTGTTGCTCCTCGTGCCACAACGGTTCACGCTCGGAAACGTTATTTTCGAAATTGCAAGCGCACAGGGTAATGTCGGGATCTCGACCGGTATCACAGGACCAACGATGTCGACAGCCGCGAAGGTGTTGCTCATGTTCAACATGTGGATCGGTCGGCTCGAAATCATTCCAGTGCTCGTTTTGCTCCGGAGTATACTCCTGCGGGGTGATCGTCCGTGA
- a CDS encoding class I SAM-dependent methyltransferase has product MDDCVASTIDTYESAAEQYRTRNADRSVVEEFVDQFISALAGNRVLDIGCGPGWESTAFSEHGFDTVGIDLTPAFLQMIQDTAPSVSVARMDMRRLGFADESMDGLWACASFLHVPRSDAQSTLREFQRVLRSDGTLALAVKQGEGEQTGSVYESDERQFVFYTLDDLNERLRNAGFTVDDSSVTTDGWLQFIAKA; this is encoded by the coding sequence ATGGACGATTGCGTCGCGTCAACCATTGACACGTACGAATCCGCCGCCGAACAGTACCGTACTCGCAACGCCGATCGGAGCGTCGTTGAGGAGTTCGTCGATCAGTTCATCAGCGCGCTTGCGGGCAATCGTGTGCTCGACATCGGCTGTGGTCCCGGTTGGGAGTCGACAGCGTTCTCAGAACACGGCTTCGATACCGTCGGTATCGATCTCACACCGGCGTTTCTCCAGATGATACAAGACACCGCACCGTCTGTCTCCGTTGCTCGAATGGATATGCGCCGACTCGGTTTCGCGGACGAATCGATGGACGGTCTCTGGGCGTGTGCATCATTTCTGCACGTTCCCCGATCCGATGCGCAGTCGACGCTTAGAGAGTTTCAGCGCGTTCTCCGCTCCGATGGGACGCTCGCTCTCGCCGTCAAACAGGGAGAAGGTGAACAGACCGGGTCGGTATACGAATCTGACGAACGGCAGTTCGTTTTCTACACTCTCGATGATCTCAACGAGCGGTTGCGAAACGCTGGCTTCACCGTCGATGATTCATCCGTCACCACCGACGGGTGGCTGCAGTTCATCGCAAAGGCGTAG
- the ilvD gene encoding dihydroxy-acid dehydratase codes for MSQKQHWHDKPEGLPSREVTEGPERAPHRAMFRAMGYDDEDFAAPMVGIANPAADITPCNVHLDTVAGAAIEGVEEAEGMPIEFGTITISDAISMGTEGMKASLISREVIADSVELVAFGERMDALVTVAGCDKNLPGMMMAAVRTDLPSVFLYGGSILPGEHDGREITVQNVFEGVGAVASGDMTEDELADIERHACPGAGSCGGMFTANTMASISEAIGLAPLGSASAPAESEERDDVSHRAGELALEAVRDNRTPSEILSKKSFENAISLQVAMGGSTNAVLHLLALAAEAGIDLTIDEFDAISQRTPKIANLQPGGTRVMKDLHDIGGIPVVIRRLLDAGLIHGDAMTITGRTISEELEQLDLPDDESIDVDFLRPVSDPFTDEGAIKILSGNLAPDGAVLKATGDDAFHHEGPARVFESEEDAMQYVQEGGIESGDVIVIRNEGPRGGPGMREMLGVTAAVVGQGHEDDVALLTDGRFSGATRGPMIGHVAPEAYVGGPIAALEDGDAITIDISERIIETDLSDDDIDRRLKARDEPEPAYTSGVLAKYGESFGSAANGAVTNPSAKR; via the coding sequence ATGAGTCAGAAACAGCACTGGCACGATAAACCCGAGGGACTTCCGAGCCGTGAGGTCACCGAGGGACCAGAGCGTGCTCCACATCGCGCTATGTTCCGTGCGATGGGATACGACGACGAGGATTTCGCCGCTCCGATGGTTGGTATCGCCAATCCTGCGGCTGACATCACGCCGTGTAATGTCCATCTCGACACAGTTGCTGGCGCTGCTATCGAGGGAGTCGAAGAGGCAGAGGGTATGCCCATCGAATTTGGCACGATCACTATTTCGGACGCCATCTCGATGGGAACCGAGGGAATGAAAGCTTCACTCATCTCCCGTGAAGTCATCGCTGATTCTGTCGAACTCGTTGCGTTCGGTGAGCGCATGGATGCTCTCGTGACTGTCGCAGGCTGTGATAAGAATCTCCCTGGAATGATGATGGCAGCCGTCCGAACCGACCTACCGAGCGTCTTTCTGTATGGCGGGTCAATTCTCCCCGGAGAGCACGACGGGCGCGAAATAACCGTCCAGAACGTCTTCGAAGGCGTCGGAGCGGTAGCGTCCGGCGACATGACAGAGGACGAGCTTGCCGACATCGAACGCCATGCTTGCCCTGGTGCAGGCTCCTGTGGTGGAATGTTCACCGCGAACACGATGGCATCAATCAGTGAAGCGATCGGACTTGCGCCCCTCGGGAGCGCAAGCGCACCCGCCGAATCCGAGGAGCGAGACGATGTGTCCCACCGCGCAGGGGAACTCGCACTCGAAGCCGTCCGCGATAATCGCACACCCTCGGAGATCCTCTCGAAGAAGTCCTTTGAGAACGCCATCTCACTTCAGGTTGCGATGGGTGGCTCGACGAACGCTGTGCTCCATCTTCTCGCACTCGCTGCCGAAGCAGGCATTGATCTCACTATCGATGAGTTCGACGCCATCTCCCAGCGGACGCCGAAGATTGCCAACCTCCAGCCCGGCGGAACGCGCGTCATGAAGGATCTCCACGACATCGGTGGAATTCCCGTTGTCATCCGCCGTCTGCTCGACGCCGGGCTGATCCACGGCGATGCAATGACCATTACCGGACGGACCATCAGCGAAGAGCTCGAGCAGTTGGACCTTCCTGACGACGAGTCGATCGATGTGGACTTCCTCCGACCTGTCTCCGATCCGTTCACCGACGAGGGAGCAATCAAGATTCTCAGCGGGAACCTCGCTCCCGACGGCGCAGTACTGAAGGCAACTGGTGATGATGCGTTCCACCACGAAGGACCGGCCCGCGTCTTCGAAAGCGAAGAGGACGCGATGCAGTACGTCCAGGAGGGAGGAATCGAGAGTGGGGATGTCATTGTCATCCGCAACGAAGGACCCCGGGGCGGTCCCGGTATGCGTGAGATGCTCGGTGTCACCGCCGCTGTTGTCGGTCAGGGACACGAGGACGACGTCGCACTCCTCACTGACGGACGGTTTTCCGGCGCAACTCGTGGGCCGATGATTGGCCACGTTGCTCCCGAAGCGTACGTTGGTGGGCCCATCGCTGCACTCGAAGATGGTGATGCTATCACGATCGACATCTCCGAGCGAATCATCGAGACTGACCTTTCGGACGACGACATAGACCGACGCCTCAAAGCAAGAGACGAGCCAGAGCCAGCTTACACGTCCGGTGTGCTCGCAAAGTATGGTGAGTCGTTTGGCTCGGCTGCTAACGGCGCTGTCACGAACCCAAGCGCGAAACGCTAA
- a CDS encoding DUF106 domain-containing protein, with amino-acid sequence MARAEQKVNDLLAEDSDMDDALSTVLTRADANDGTVEWSDVKGDLTSGQWGRIIEKGVLTSASGNGFSVQNPDGVRAALNGGGSTTTAGETTSAVDDDEGSSWSVYDKLAGVGALAMMSGYYVTSIRDTLGGALDLLIGPLDQVLPFYAVVLILAMLTGLYSTLLQANLMDTEKMGKYQSQMQEIQDRRKEAKERGDDEALERIQQEQMDAMGDQLGMFKEQFRPMAWITLLTIPVFLWLYWMIQPGAGRIPDAEMQVIMPLAGEVSWNKQVLIMPAWIVWYFLCSMGFNQVIRKGLNIQMTPTASS; translated from the coding sequence ATGGCACGTGCAGAACAGAAGGTGAACGATCTCCTTGCGGAAGATTCCGACATGGACGACGCGTTGTCGACCGTGCTCACTCGGGCGGACGCGAACGATGGCACGGTAGAGTGGTCTGACGTTAAGGGAGACCTGACAAGCGGACAGTGGGGACGCATCATCGAGAAGGGCGTCCTCACGAGCGCCAGCGGCAATGGGTTCTCGGTCCAGAATCCAGATGGGGTACGTGCCGCGCTCAACGGTGGTGGATCCACGACGACTGCGGGAGAGACGACAAGTGCAGTGGATGACGACGAGGGCTCCAGCTGGTCGGTTTACGATAAACTGGCTGGTGTTGGTGCGCTCGCCATGATGAGTGGGTATTACGTCACCTCCATCCGGGACACACTCGGTGGGGCACTCGATCTCCTAATCGGCCCACTCGATCAGGTGCTTCCGTTCTACGCCGTCGTTCTTATTCTGGCGATGCTGACTGGGCTGTATTCGACGCTCCTTCAGGCAAATCTGATGGACACAGAAAAGATGGGAAAGTACCAGTCCCAGATGCAGGAGATTCAAGACCGACGTAAAGAAGCCAAAGAGCGCGGTGACGACGAAGCCCTAGAGCGGATTCAGCAAGAACAGATGGACGCGATGGGTGATCAGTTGGGCATGTTCAAAGAGCAGTTCCGACCGATGGCGTGGATTACGCTGCTCACGATCCCCGTGTTTCTGTGGCTGTACTGGATGATCCAGCCCGGAGCAGGTCGAATCCCGGACGCGGAAATGCAGGTCATCATGCCGCTCGCTGGAGAAGTAAGTTGGAACAAGCAGGTTCTCATCATGCCCGCGTGGATTGTCTGGTATTTCCTCTGCTCGATGGGATTCAACCAGGTCATCCGGAAGGGACTTAACATTCAGATGACACCAACGGCGAGTTCGTAA
- the cmk gene encoding (d)CMP kinase, translated as MLITVSGPAGVGKSTATAALAEALDYDHVSGGDIFRSLADERDMTPLEFNRLAETNEQIDLDLDHRLRELAREHDDLVIESRLAGWMAGEHADVRIWFDAPLSVRASRIAEREEKSVEQAREETQARAESEALRYREYYGIDIHDRSIYDLSVNTARLGPEGVVETVLAFIRAYDPDADEGQTPVEGVTYEF; from the coding sequence ATGTTGATCACCGTTTCCGGCCCGGCTGGCGTTGGTAAGAGTACTGCCACCGCCGCGCTCGCCGAAGCGCTCGATTACGACCACGTGAGCGGTGGCGATATCTTCCGCTCGTTGGCCGATGAGCGGGATATGACCCCGCTCGAATTCAATCGTCTTGCCGAAACGAACGAACAGATCGATCTCGATCTCGATCACCGACTCCGGGAACTCGCCCGCGAACACGACGATCTCGTGATCGAATCCCGACTCGCTGGGTGGATGGCTGGCGAGCATGCCGACGTCCGAATCTGGTTCGATGCGCCGCTTTCGGTTCGTGCGAGCCGGATCGCAGAGCGCGAAGAAAAGAGCGTCGAGCAGGCCCGCGAAGAGACACAAGCACGAGCCGAAAGCGAGGCACTCCGATACCGCGAATACTATGGAATCGACATCCACGACCGCTCCATCTACGATCTCTCAGTCAACACTGCTCGACTGGGACCGGAGGGCGTCGTTGAAACCGTTTTGGCGTTCATTCGAGCGTACGATCCCGACGCAGATGAGGGACAAACGCCGGTTGAGGGCGTCACCTACGAATTCTGA
- a CDS encoding RNA-guided pseudouridylation complex pseudouridine synthase subunit Cbf5 produces MRAPPDERDVDELLSFGVVNLDKPPGPSSHQVTGWLRDRLGVERAAHAGTLDPKVTGCLPVLTGDATRMAQVFDESVKGYIAVLELHGRTDDLETAAEFEGPILQKPPRKSAVKRRLRTRTIHQLDVLEFERENRRALLRIDCESGTYIRKLCHDIGLALGTGAHMGDLRRVRTVPFDDTDLVTMHDLTDAMAFYEDGSEREIRSVVAPGERALSHIPRVTIAESAAQEIANGAPVYAPGVLDAEDAERGALVACYTPAGTAVCLGNVVGDPDATSGTVVDTQRVLV; encoded by the coding sequence ATGCGCGCTCCACCTGACGAACGCGATGTCGATGAACTCCTTTCGTTTGGCGTCGTGAACCTCGATAAACCCCCTGGGCCATCCTCTCACCAAGTAACCGGATGGCTCCGTGATCGGCTCGGTGTCGAACGTGCTGCTCACGCAGGGACGCTCGATCCCAAGGTGACCGGCTGTCTTCCGGTGTTGACCGGCGATGCCACGCGGATGGCGCAGGTGTTCGATGAGAGCGTGAAGGGGTATATCGCTGTCCTCGAACTTCATGGTCGCACGGACGATCTCGAAACGGCTGCGGAGTTCGAAGGCCCCATCCTCCAGAAGCCACCACGAAAGAGCGCCGTCAAACGTCGGCTTCGAACGCGAACGATCCACCAGCTAGACGTGCTCGAATTCGAACGCGAGAATCGGCGGGCACTACTCCGTATCGACTGTGAGAGCGGGACGTACATCAGAAAGCTCTGTCACGATATTGGGCTGGCCCTCGGCACCGGAGCGCATATGGGGGATCTCCGCCGCGTGAGAACGGTCCCCTTCGACGACACCGATCTCGTGACGATGCACGATCTGACCGACGCGATGGCCTTCTACGAGGACGGTAGTGAGCGTGAGATACGGTCGGTCGTCGCTCCGGGAGAACGCGCGCTCTCGCACATCCCGCGTGTAACGATCGCCGAGAGCGCAGCACAGGAGATTGCGAATGGTGCACCAGTCTACGCACCAGGCGTCCTCGATGCGGAGGATGCAGAGAGAGGAGCGTTGGTTGCGTGCTACACGCCAGCGGGAACGGCCGTCTGTCTCGGAAACGTAGTCGGTGACCCGGACGCTACTTCGGGAACGGTTGTCGATACCCAGCGGGTGCTGGTGTAG
- a CDS encoding cytochrome P450: MADDSGNQPPVPDGLPVLGNTLDFIRSPMSFIGKLPKHGDIVRCEFPMIRAVALFHPEDIRTVLLADQQTYRRWNFDQLRKMGGYDFAPEGLAFTEGEKWRNQRRHLQSMFGLDRLHGYADTMVEHTERVLKQWEDGAEIALNHAFSELSLAVLTHSLFDFDMRERGEPIIRATETLNDRAQLGGRNAVEFLLPSWIPTPGHARYREAMDDFDTVVDELITERRANPVGYDDLLARMLATESDSDYTMSDAEIHDQMLAFLFAGHETTATTLTFTWLLLSTHPEKRKRLDAEIEDVLGGAPPSPERLDALTYTEQVIKEALRLYPPAAMLFRKNLTETEIGGHTVPANSTILLPQFVVHTDERWYDDPQTFRPERWDSRRERPEYAYFPFGGGGHHCIGMRFAMMELKHVIPIIAQRVDFELLSTPDPAVQMEMTLQPTEDIRARVTKRSSRY; the protein is encoded by the coding sequence ATGGCCGACGATTCAGGGAATCAACCACCGGTGCCCGACGGACTCCCTGTCCTCGGGAATACGCTCGATTTTATTAGAAGTCCAATGTCATTCATCGGAAAACTACCGAAGCATGGGGACATCGTGCGCTGTGAGTTCCCGATGATTCGAGCGGTTGCACTGTTCCATCCTGAAGACATTAGGACTGTTCTTCTCGCGGACCAGCAGACGTACCGGCGATGGAACTTCGACCAACTCCGGAAGATGGGTGGGTACGACTTCGCTCCCGAAGGGCTGGCCTTTACTGAGGGGGAAAAGTGGCGCAACCAGCGTCGTCACCTTCAGTCGATGTTCGGTCTCGATCGACTCCACGGCTACGCAGACACCATGGTTGAGCACACAGAGCGTGTGCTCAAGCAGTGGGAGGACGGAGCAGAAATCGCGCTCAATCACGCCTTTTCGGAGCTCTCGTTGGCTGTCCTCACTCACTCGTTGTTCGATTTCGACATGCGCGAGCGGGGTGAGCCAATCATCCGGGCCACCGAGACGCTGAACGACCGCGCGCAGCTGGGTGGACGCAACGCTGTGGAATTTCTGCTCCCATCGTGGATTCCTACGCCAGGACACGCTCGCTACCGCGAAGCGATGGATGATTTCGATACGGTCGTCGATGAGTTGATCACAGAGCGTCGTGCGAATCCCGTTGGCTACGATGACCTCCTCGCCCGCATGCTCGCAACCGAGAGTGATAGCGACTATACAATGTCTGATGCCGAAATTCACGATCAGATGCTCGCCTTTCTGTTTGCAGGACACGAAACCACTGCCACCACATTGACGTTTACGTGGTTGCTCCTCTCGACGCATCCGGAAAAGCGCAAGCGATTAGACGCCGAGATTGAAGACGTGCTCGGTGGAGCACCTCCTTCGCCCGAACGACTCGATGCGCTTACCTACACCGAACAGGTCATCAAAGAAGCGCTGCGCCTGTATCCCCCAGCTGCGATGTTGTTCCGGAAGAATCTCACCGAGACGGAGATCGGGGGACACACTGTTCCAGCGAACTCGACGATCCTCCTCCCCCAGTTTGTGGTCCACACGGACGAGCGGTGGTACGACGATCCGCAGACGTTCCGGCCAGAGCGCTGGGATAGCCGGAGAGAACGGCCAGAGTATGCGTATTTCCCGTTCGGCGGTGGTGGACACCACTGCATCGGAATGCGTTTTGCCATGATGGAACTGAAGCACGTTATTCCGATCATCGCCCAACGCGTGGATTTCGAGTTACTGAGCACTCCCGACCCAGCTGTGCAGATGGAAATGACGCTCCAACCAACCGAAGATATCCGTGCGCGCGTCACCAAGCGGTCGTCACGCTATTAG
- a CDS encoding AI-2E family transporter, with amino-acid sequence MSESFVENRALWPWWALVLILTAILLAIAHAFIGTIVFGVFFYYAMRPVNRRVRRFTNGRRLAAALTLFLVFIPLLLFIFYTLLVGLENLNVLLNDQVRQAIRPYLDVSSIVEKPRQTLTFVEQLRQTGPLQDILSTSIGVLVTISNLSINLALIVAIVYYLLQDGARIEAWFRDEVGEDSAAYAYASAVDADLESVYFGNVMAIVMIAVLSVFWYNIYNYLAPSQVMIPVPTLLALLTGIASIIPIIVGKLVYLPITGYLLLLVARTDTQLVWYPALFVVVAFFFLDFVPQTFIQPYIAGRNLHVGLMIFAYVFGGLFFGWYGLFLGPIILVFSLQAIRLVVTDLLHGGPVTPRPTAAEDLGSDPALEQN; translated from the coding sequence GTGAGTGAATCGTTCGTCGAAAATCGGGCGCTGTGGCCGTGGTGGGCGCTCGTTCTTATCCTCACTGCGATACTGCTCGCTATCGCACACGCCTTCATCGGGACGATCGTCTTTGGAGTGTTTTTCTACTACGCGATGCGACCAGTCAACCGACGCGTTCGACGATTTACGAATGGACGGCGGCTCGCGGCCGCGTTAACGCTGTTTCTCGTCTTCATCCCACTGCTCCTGTTTATATTCTACACGCTTCTCGTCGGACTCGAAAATCTCAACGTTCTCCTCAACGATCAAGTTCGTCAGGCGATTCGTCCGTATCTCGATGTCTCCTCAATCGTCGAAAAACCAAGACAGACCCTCACGTTCGTCGAACAACTTCGTCAGACAGGGCCACTGCAAGATATACTCTCGACCAGTATCGGTGTCCTCGTGACAATCTCGAACTTGTCGATCAACCTCGCACTGATCGTCGCAATCGTCTACTACCTGCTTCAGGACGGAGCACGTATCGAAGCGTGGTTTCGTGACGAAGTCGGGGAAGACAGCGCGGCATACGCCTACGCGAGTGCCGTCGATGCAGATCTCGAATCTGTCTACTTCGGAAACGTCATGGCCATCGTGATGATTGCCGTCTTATCCGTGTTCTGGTATAATATTTACAACTATCTCGCACCATCACAAGTGATGATTCCGGTTCCGACGCTGCTAGCGCTATTGACCGGTATTGCGAGCATTATTCCCATTATCGTCGGAAAACTCGTCTATCTCCCCATTACTGGCTATCTGTTGCTTCTCGTGGCGCGGACCGATACACAGCTCGTGTGGTATCCAGCGCTGTTCGTCGTAGTGGCGTTTTTCTTCCTCGACTTCGTCCCGCAGACGTTCATCCAGCCGTACATCGCGGGACGAAATCTCCACGTCGGATTGATGATCTTCGCGTACGTCTTTGGTGGATTGTTCTTTGGCTGGTACGGACTCTTCCTCGGACCAATTATCCTCGTGTTCTCACTGCAGGCTATCCGCCTCGTCGTCACAGATCTGCTCCATGGTGGCCCAGTGACGCCGCGGCCAACAGCGGCTGAAGACCTCGGTTCCGATCCAGCGCTCGAACAGAACTAG